A region from the Mycobacterium heidelbergense genome encodes:
- a CDS encoding ABC transporter ATP-binding protein, with the protein MTVATTRPLAPAPAGRSRDFWGSAARLVKRLAPQRRMSIAVITLGIAGTGIGVVVPRILGHATDLLFNGVIGRQLPAGMTKAQAVAAARARGDGAFADLLSGMNVVPGRGVDFGAVARTLVLALGLYLVASLLIWSQARLLNLTVQRTMVALRSDVEDKVHRLPLSYFDGRQRGELLSRVTNDIDNVQSSVSMTISQLLTSILTVVTVLAMMVSISPLLALITLVTVPVSLLATRAIARRSQRLFVAQWTSTGRLNAHIEETYSGFTVVKTFGHAAAAREQFRRFNDDVYHASFGAQFFSGLVGPATTFIGNLGYVAVAVVGGVQVATGQITLGSIQAFIQYVRQFNAPLSQVAGMYNTLQSGVASAERVFDLLDEPEEPPDSETALPRAGGRVEFQHVNFSYRPGIPVIRDLSLVAEPGSTVAIVGPTGAGKTTMVNLLMRFYDVDSGRILIDGVDIATMSRQSLRSRIGMVLQDAWLFDGTIAENIAYGRPGATEDEVVEAATASHVDRFVHTLPAGYQTRVSGGGANLSAGEKQLITIARAFLARPQLLILDEATSSVDTRTEALVQRATRELRRDRTSFIIAHRLSTIRDADRIVVVEAGRIVEQGDHAELLARRGAYYAMTQA; encoded by the coding sequence GTGACCGTGGCGACCACCCGCCCCCTGGCCCCGGCCCCCGCCGGGAGGTCCCGCGACTTCTGGGGTTCGGCGGCGCGACTGGTGAAACGGCTTGCGCCGCAACGACGAATGAGCATCGCGGTGATCACGCTGGGCATCGCGGGCACGGGGATCGGGGTCGTCGTGCCGCGGATCCTTGGCCATGCCACCGATCTGCTGTTCAACGGCGTCATCGGGCGACAGCTTCCCGCCGGAATGACCAAGGCGCAGGCCGTCGCCGCGGCCCGCGCCCGCGGCGACGGCGCCTTCGCCGACCTGCTGTCGGGAATGAACGTCGTGCCGGGCCGAGGCGTGGACTTCGGCGCGGTGGCACGAACGCTGGTGCTGGCGCTGGGATTGTATCTGGTTGCGTCGCTGCTGATTTGGTCCCAGGCCCGCCTGCTCAACCTGACGGTGCAGCGAACCATGGTCGCGCTGCGCTCCGACGTCGAGGACAAGGTTCACCGGCTGCCGTTGTCGTATTTCGACGGGCGCCAACGCGGCGAGCTGCTGAGCCGGGTCACCAACGATATCGACAACGTCCAGTCGTCGGTCTCGATGACGATCAGCCAGCTGCTGACGTCGATCCTGACGGTGGTGACGGTGCTGGCGATGATGGTGTCCATCTCGCCGCTGTTGGCCCTGATCACCTTGGTGACCGTGCCGGTGTCGCTGCTGGCGACGCGGGCGATCGCGCGACGTTCGCAGCGCCTGTTTGTGGCCCAGTGGACCAGCACCGGACGCCTCAACGCCCACATCGAGGAGACCTACAGCGGGTTCACGGTGGTCAAGACGTTCGGCCACGCGGCCGCGGCGCGCGAACAGTTCCGCCGCTTCAACGACGACGTCTACCACGCGAGTTTCGGGGCCCAGTTTTTCTCCGGTCTGGTGGGGCCGGCGACGACGTTCATCGGCAATCTCGGGTACGTCGCCGTCGCCGTGGTGGGGGGCGTGCAGGTGGCCACCGGGCAGATCACCCTCGGCAGCATCCAGGCGTTCATTCAATACGTCCGGCAGTTCAACGCCCCGCTGAGCCAGGTGGCCGGGATGTACAACACCCTGCAATCCGGGGTGGCCAGCGCCGAGCGGGTGTTCGACCTGCTCGACGAGCCCGAGGAGCCGCCGGACTCCGAGACGGCGCTCCCTCGCGCGGGCGGGCGCGTCGAGTTCCAGCACGTGAACTTTTCGTACCGGCCGGGCATCCCGGTGATCCGGGACCTGTCGCTGGTGGCCGAACCGGGCAGCACGGTGGCGATCGTCGGACCGACCGGAGCGGGCAAGACCACGATGGTGAACCTGCTGATGCGGTTCTACGACGTCGATTCCGGGCGAATACTGATCGACGGGGTCGACATCGCGACGATGAGCAGGCAGTCGCTGCGGTCGCGAATCGGCATGGTGCTGCAGGACGCCTGGCTGTTCGACGGGACGATCGCGGAGAACATCGCCTACGGGCGGCCGGGGGCCACCGAGGACGAGGTGGTCGAAGCCGCCACGGCGTCCCACGTCGACCGGTTCGTGCACACGCTGCCGGCCGGCTACCAGACCCGGGTCAGCGGCGGCGGCGCCAACCTCAGCGCCGGGGAGAAGCAACTCATCACCATCGCACGCGCATTTCTCGCCCGCCCGCAGCTACTGATCCTGGACGAGGCGACCAGCTCGGTCGATACCCGCACCGAGGCCCTCGTTCAGCGTGCCACCCGTGAGCTCCGCCGGGATCGGACGAGTTTCATTATCGCGCATCGTCTTTCGACGATCCGAGACGCCGACCGCATTGTGGTGGTGGAGGCCGGGCGCATCGTCGAGCAGGGCGACCACGCCGAACTGCTGGCGCGCAGGGGCGCCTATTACGCGATGACCCAGGCGTAG
- a CDS encoding uracil-DNA glycosylase has product MQDVHVFAHPNTGQAFGSPVVPGTGWPGDPATPQTPVAADAAQVAALAAQAGSIPELDAVISVCRACPRLVTWREDVAKVKRRAFADQPYWGRPVPGWGSERPRMLIVGLAPAAHGANRTGRMFTGDRSGDQLYAALHRAGLVNSPISVDAADGLRANRIRISAPVRCAPPANAPTPAERDTCWPWLQAEWRLVSDHVRVIVALGGFAWQIALRLPGVSGAPKPRFGHGAVAELGSGVRLLGCYHPSQQNMFTGRLTPVMLDDIFSNAKRLAGIK; this is encoded by the coding sequence ATGCAGGATGTTCATGTGTTCGCCCACCCCAATACCGGCCAGGCGTTCGGTTCCCCGGTTGTTCCCGGAACCGGATGGCCCGGCGATCCGGCCACCCCGCAGACCCCGGTGGCCGCCGACGCCGCGCAGGTCGCCGCGCTGGCGGCCCAGGCCGGATCGATACCGGAACTGGACGCGGTGATCAGCGTCTGCCGGGCCTGCCCGCGGCTGGTCACCTGGCGCGAGGACGTCGCGAAGGTCAAACGCCGGGCCTTCGCCGACCAGCCGTATTGGGGGCGACCGGTGCCGGGCTGGGGATCGGAGCGGCCCCGGATGTTGATCGTGGGGTTGGCGCCCGCGGCGCACGGCGCCAACCGGACCGGACGGATGTTCACCGGCGACCGCTCGGGCGACCAGTTGTACGCGGCGCTGCACCGGGCCGGTCTGGTGAATTCACCGATCAGCGTGGACGCCGCTGACGGGTTGCGGGCCAACCGGATTCGGATCTCCGCGCCGGTGCGGTGCGCGCCCCCGGCCAACGCGCCGACCCCGGCGGAGCGGGACACCTGCTGGCCGTGGCTTCAGGCCGAATGGCGGCTGGTGTCCGACCATGTCCGCGTGATCGTGGCCCTGGGCGGCTTCGCCTGGCAGATCGCGCTGCGGCTGCCGGGCGTGTCCGGGGCGCCCAAGCCGCGGTTCGGCCACGGCGCCGTCGCCGAGCTGGGATCCGGTGTGCGTCTGCTCGGCTGCTACCACCCCAGCCAGCAGAACATGTTCACCGGTAGGTTGACTCCGGTAATGCTCGACGACATCTTCAGCAACGCGAAGAGGCTGGCAGGGATTAAGTGA
- a CDS encoding FAD-binding oxidoreductase, with protein sequence MVVTDPTVTEGYRQDRAFDPSAGKPLAVVRPRRTEEVQAVLRWASTHRVPVVTRGAGSGLSGGATALDDGIVLSTEKMRDITVDPVTRTAVCQPGLFNAEVKKAAAEHGLWYPPDPSSFEICSIGGNIATNAGGLCCVKYGVTTDYVLGVQVVLADGTAVRLGGPRLKDVAGLPLTKLFVGSEGTLGVITEVTLRLLPAQNVSSVVVATFASVPAAVDAVLGVVARLRPSMLEFMDSGAINAVEDALRMDLDRGAAAMLVAGSDERGGAGSDDASVIAAVFAENGATEVLSTDDRDEGEAFIAARRFCIPAVEAKGSLLLEDVGVPLPALGSLVSGIAAIAAERDLMISVIAHAGDGNTHPLIVYDPADAAMTERAHLAFGEIMELAVGLGGTITGEHGVGRLKRPWLAGYLGPEAMDLNRRIKRALDPHGILNPGAAI encoded by the coding sequence ATGGTCGTCACCGATCCGACCGTGACCGAGGGCTACCGCCAGGACCGCGCTTTCGACCCGTCGGCCGGCAAGCCGCTGGCCGTGGTCCGGCCGCGGCGCACCGAAGAGGTGCAGGCCGTGCTGCGCTGGGCCAGCACCCACCGGGTGCCGGTGGTGACCCGAGGAGCCGGGAGCGGCCTGTCCGGCGGGGCGACGGCTCTGGATGACGGCATCGTATTGTCGACGGAGAAGATGCGCGACATCACCGTCGACCCCGTGACGCGCACCGCGGTTTGCCAGCCCGGCCTGTTCAACGCGGAGGTGAAGAAGGCCGCCGCCGAGCACGGCCTGTGGTATCCGCCCGACCCATCGTCGTTCGAGATCTGCAGCATCGGGGGCAACATCGCCACCAACGCCGGCGGGTTGTGCTGTGTGAAGTACGGCGTCACCACCGATTACGTGCTGGGCGTGCAGGTGGTGCTGGCCGACGGCACCGCGGTGCGGCTGGGCGGGCCGCGCCTGAAAGATGTGGCAGGACTCCCACTGACCAAGCTGTTCGTCGGCAGCGAGGGGACGCTGGGCGTCATCACCGAGGTGACGCTGCGGCTGCTGCCGGCCCAAAACGTGTCGAGCGTGGTGGTGGCGACCTTCGCTTCGGTCCCGGCGGCCGTCGACGCGGTGCTGGGAGTGGTCGCGCGGCTACGGCCCTCGATGCTGGAGTTCATGGACTCGGGGGCGATCAACGCCGTCGAGGACGCCTTGCGGATGGACCTGGACCGCGGGGCGGCAGCCATGCTGGTGGCCGGCTCCGACGAAAGGGGAGGCGCGGGGTCCGACGACGCCTCGGTGATCGCGGCGGTGTTCGCGGAAAACGGTGCGACGGAGGTGCTTTCGACCGACGACCGGGACGAGGGCGAGGCCTTCATCGCCGCCCGCCGGTTCTGCATCCCGGCGGTGGAGGCCAAGGGGTCGCTGCTGCTGGAAGACGTCGGGGTGCCGCTGCCGGCGTTGGGTTCGCTGGTGAGCGGGATCGCGGCGATCGCCGCCGAGCGCGACCTGATGATTTCGGTGATCGCGCACGCCGGCGACGGCAACACCCACCCGCTGATCGTCTACGACCCCGCCGACGCGGCGATGACCGAGCGGGCTCACCTCGCGTTCGGCGAAATCATGGAGCTGGCCGTCGGGCTGGGCGGCACGATCACCGGTGAGCACGGCGTCGGCCGGTTGAAGCGGCCCTGGCTGGCCGGCTACCTCGGGCCCGAGGCGATGGACCTCAACCGGCGCATCAAGCGGGCGCTCGACCCGCACGGCATCCTGAACCCCGGCGCGGCGATCTAG
- a CDS encoding HIT family protein, which produces MPCVFCAIVAGEAPALRICEDDEYLAILDIRPFTRGHTLVIPKRHTVDLTDTPPETLADMVAIGQRIARAARATELADATNIAINDGRAAFQTVFHIHLHVLPRRVGDKLSVAKGMLLRRDPDREATAQILREAVARIDAAQ; this is translated from the coding sequence ATGCCCTGCGTGTTCTGTGCGATCGTCGCCGGGGAAGCCCCGGCCCTGCGGATCTGCGAAGACGACGAGTACCTGGCGATTCTCGACATCCGCCCGTTCACCCGCGGCCACACGCTGGTGATCCCCAAACGACACACCGTCGATCTCACCGACACTCCGCCGGAGACGCTGGCCGATATGGTCGCCATTGGCCAACGGATCGCCCGGGCCGCCCGCGCGACCGAACTGGCCGACGCGACGAACATCGCGATCAACGACGGCCGCGCCGCCTTCCAGACGGTGTTTCACATTCATCTGCACGTGCTGCCGCGGCGCGTCGGCGACAAGCTGTCGGTGGCGAAGGGGATGCTGCTGCGCCGGGACCCCGACCGGGAGGCGACCGCGCAGATCCTGCGGGAGGCGGTGGCGCGCATCGACGCGGCTCAGTAG
- a CDS encoding FAD-binding protein, with the protein MPRVLVSGASVAGMTTAYWLGKHGYSVTVVERYPGLRPGGQAIDVRGPALTVLERMSLRAAADHRRTRIRGASVVDADGNELSQDTESTPTGGPIASPDIELLRDDLIELLYEETQLNVEYLFDDSIVSLRDDGDSVGVTFERAVARGFDLVIGADGLHSNVRRLVFGPEEQFIERLGTHAAIFTVPNFLDLDYWQIWHYGDSTMAGVYSARNNTEARAMVGFMEAGLRIDYRDTEAQLAELERRMADDGWVRPQLLRYMRTAPDFYFDEMSQIKMDRWSRGRVALVGDAGYCCSPLSGQGTSVALLGACILAGELAAAGDDYELGFANYRKEFHDYVKRNQWLVIDNIPGGAPIPQEVFDRIVNSLTLKDY; encoded by the coding sequence ATGCCTAGGGTTCTGGTTTCCGGCGCCAGCGTGGCCGGCATGACGACGGCGTATTGGCTTGGGAAGCATGGTTATTCGGTCACCGTGGTGGAGCGCTATCCCGGGCTGCGGCCGGGCGGTCAGGCCATCGACGTGCGGGGTCCCGCGCTGACGGTGCTGGAACGCATGTCGTTGCGGGCCGCCGCCGACCACCGGCGGACGCGCATCCGGGGCGCCTCCGTCGTCGACGCCGACGGCAACGAGCTGTCCCAGGACACCGAATCGACGCCCACCGGCGGCCCCATCGCCAGCCCCGACATCGAGCTGCTGCGCGACGACCTGATCGAATTGCTTTACGAGGAAACGCAACTCAACGTCGAGTACCTGTTCGACGACAGCATTGTGTCGTTGCGCGACGACGGCGACTCGGTCGGCGTGACTTTCGAGCGCGCCGTCGCGCGCGGCTTTGACCTGGTGATCGGCGCGGACGGATTGCACTCCAACGTGCGCCGACTGGTCTTCGGCCCGGAGGAGCAATTCATCGAGCGGCTGGGCACCCACGCGGCGATTTTCACCGTGCCCAACTTCCTGGACCTGGACTACTGGCAGATCTGGCACTACGGCGACTCGACCATGGCGGGGGTGTACAGCGCGCGCAACAACACCGAGGCCCGGGCCATGGTGGGCTTCATGGAAGCGGGGCTGCGGATCGACTACCGCGACACCGAGGCCCAGCTCGCCGAGCTGGAACGGCGGATGGCCGACGACGGCTGGGTCCGCCCGCAACTGCTGCGCTACATGCGGACCGCGCCGGACTTCTATTTCGACGAAATGTCGCAGATCAAGATGGACCGCTGGTCGCGGGGCAGGGTGGCGCTGGTCGGCGACGCCGGGTATTGCTGCTCGCCGTTGTCGGGCCAGGGGACCAGCGTCGCATTGCTGGGGGCCTGCATCCTGGCCGGCGAGCTCGCGGCGGCCGGTGACGACTATGAACTCGGCTTCGCCAACTACCGCAAAGAATTCCACGACTACGTCAAGCGCAACCAATGGCTGGTGATCGACAACATCCCGGGGGGCGCGCCCATCCCGCAGGAGGTGTTCGACCGCATCGTGAATTCGCTCACCCTCAAGGATTACTGA
- a CDS encoding MFS transporter yields the protein MRNGSRGPVFLILFAALTGCAGTGISIVAFPWLVLQRHGRAGEAAIVAAAMTLPLVGSTLVAGTAVDFFGRRRVSLVSDALSGTAVAAVPLIAWWLGGDALNLAVLAALAFFAASFDPAGMTARQSMLPEAAARAGWSLDRTNSVYEAILNLAYIVGPGIGGLMIATVGGVNTMWVTAGCFGLSFLAIGALRLEGTGKPHHATRPDGLVSGVAEGMRFVWNLRVLRTLGVIDLVVTALYLPMESVLFPKYFSDRHQPAQLGWALMALGVGGVAGALGYAVLSKRMRRRTAVLTATLTFGAATAGIAFLPPLPVILVLCAVTGLVYGPIQPIYNYVMQTRAPHHLRGRVVGVMTGLTFAAGPLGLLVAGPLADAVGLKVTFLALALPILSVGAIAARLPSLRELDRAPEFAVDAAP from the coding sequence ATGAGAAACGGCAGCCGTGGCCCGGTTTTCCTGATCCTGTTCGCCGCGCTGACGGGGTGCGCGGGCACCGGCATCTCCATAGTCGCCTTCCCGTGGCTGGTGTTGCAGCGGCACGGCAGGGCCGGCGAGGCGGCGATCGTGGCCGCCGCCATGACGCTGCCCCTGGTGGGATCCACGCTGGTCGCCGGCACCGCGGTCGACTTCTTCGGGCGCCGCCGGGTGTCGCTGGTCTCCGATGCGCTCTCGGGCACCGCGGTGGCCGCCGTCCCCCTGATCGCCTGGTGGCTCGGCGGAGACGCGCTCAACCTCGCGGTGCTCGCCGCCCTGGCCTTCTTCGCGGCCAGTTTCGACCCGGCCGGGATGACGGCGCGCCAGTCGATGCTGCCCGAGGCCGCCGCCCGTGCGGGCTGGTCGCTGGACCGCACCAACAGCGTCTACGAAGCGATCCTGAACCTGGCGTACATCGTGGGCCCGGGTATCGGCGGTCTGATGATCGCCACGGTCGGCGGCGTCAACACGATGTGGGTCACGGCGGGCTGTTTCGGGTTGTCCTTCCTCGCGATCGGGGCGCTGCGGCTCGAGGGCACCGGCAAGCCGCACCACGCGACCCGGCCCGACGGGTTGGTGTCCGGGGTCGCCGAAGGAATGCGGTTTGTCTGGAACCTGCGGGTGCTGCGGACGCTCGGGGTGATCGACCTGGTCGTCACCGCGCTATACCTGCCGATGGAAAGCGTGTTGTTCCCCAAGTACTTCAGCGACCGCCACCAACCCGCGCAGTTGGGCTGGGCGTTGATGGCGCTCGGGGTCGGCGGCGTGGCGGGCGCGCTCGGCTATGCCGTGCTCTCGAAGCGCATGCGGCGCCGCACGGCCGTGCTGACGGCGACCCTCACCTTTGGTGCGGCGACGGCCGGCATCGCGTTCCTGCCGCCGCTGCCGGTGATCCTGGTGCTGTGCGCGGTGACCGGCCTGGTCTACGGGCCGATCCAGCCGATTTACAACTACGTGATGCAGACCCGCGCTCCGCACCATCTGCGCGGCCGAGTGGTCGGGGTGATGACGGGGCTGACCTTCGCCGCGGGCCCGCTGGGCCTGCTGGTGGCCGGCCCGCTGGCTGACGCCGTCGGGCTGAAGGTCACGTTCCTGGCGTTGGCGCTGCCGATCCTGTCGGTCGGCGCGATCGCCGCCAGGCTGCCGTCGCTGCGCGAGCTGGACCGAGCGCCGGAGTTTGCTGTCGACGCCGCGCCGTAG
- a CDS encoding cytochrome P450 encodes MTVVMSHNAPVKFQLANADTWPNPWPMYRALRDHDPVHHVVPEGRPDRDYYVLSRHADVWAAARDHETFSSAQGLTVNYGDLEMIGLQDNPPFVMQDPPVHTEFRKLVSRGFTPRQVEAVEPKVREFVVERIERLRANGGGDIVTELFKPLPSMVVAHYLGVPEEDRTQFDGWTQAIVAANTADGGVAGALETVGDAVGSMMGYFTGLIERRRTEPEDDTISHLVAAGVGADGDISGTLSILAFTFTMVTGGNDTVTGMLGGSMPLLQERPDQRRLLVDNPGLIPDAVEELLRLTSPAQGLARTVTRDVTIGDTTVPAGRRVLLLYGSGNRDQRQYGPDADELDVTRCPRNILTFSHGAHHCLGAAAARMQSRVALTELLARCPDFEVDESGIVWAGGSYVRRPLSVPLSVKS; translated from the coding sequence ATGACTGTGGTTATGTCTCACAACGCACCCGTCAAGTTTCAGCTCGCCAACGCCGACACGTGGCCCAATCCCTGGCCGATGTACCGGGCCCTGCGCGACCACGACCCGGTCCATCACGTGGTGCCGGAGGGCAGGCCCGACCGCGACTACTACGTGCTGTCCCGGCACGCCGACGTCTGGGCGGCGGCGCGCGACCACGAGACCTTCTCCTCCGCGCAGGGGCTGACGGTCAACTACGGCGACCTGGAAATGATTGGCTTGCAAGATAATCCACCTTTCGTGATGCAAGACCCGCCGGTGCACACCGAGTTTCGCAAGCTGGTGTCGCGTGGTTTCACGCCCAGACAGGTCGAGGCGGTGGAGCCCAAGGTGCGCGAGTTCGTCGTCGAGCGCATCGAGAGGTTGCGCGCCAATGGGGGTGGCGACATCGTCACCGAGCTGTTCAAGCCGCTGCCGTCGATGGTGGTCGCACACTACCTCGGCGTGCCCGAGGAAGATCGGACCCAGTTCGACGGCTGGACTCAGGCCATCGTCGCGGCCAACACCGCCGACGGCGGCGTCGCCGGCGCGCTGGAAACCGTCGGTGATGCGGTCGGGTCGATGATGGGCTACTTCACCGGGCTGATCGAGCGGCGCCGGACCGAGCCCGAGGACGACACCATCTCCCACCTGGTCGCCGCGGGGGTGGGCGCCGACGGCGACATTTCCGGCACGCTGTCCATTCTGGCGTTCACGTTCACGATGGTCACCGGCGGCAACGACACCGTCACCGGAATGCTCGGCGGCTCAATGCCTTTGCTGCAGGAGCGGCCCGACCAGCGGCGGCTTTTGGTGGACAATCCGGGGCTCATTCCCGACGCGGTCGAGGAGCTGCTGCGGCTGACCTCGCCGGCGCAGGGCCTGGCACGCACGGTCACGCGGGACGTGACGATCGGCGACACCACGGTCCCGGCCGGTCGCCGGGTGTTGCTGTTGTACGGGTCGGGCAACCGCGACCAACGCCAGTACGGACCGGACGCCGACGAACTCGACGTAACCCGTTGTCCGCGCAACATTCTGACGTTCAGCCACGGCGCGCATCACTGCCTCGGCGCGGCCGCGGCCCGGATGCAATCCCGCGTCGCGTTGACCGAGCTGCTGGCCCGTTGCCCGGATTTCGAGGTCGACGAGTCCGGGATCGTCTGGGCCGGCGGCAGCTATGTCCGGCGCCCGCTGTCGGTGCCGTTGAGTGTGAAATCCTGA
- a CDS encoding adenylate/guanylate cyclase domain-containing protein, with protein MYVDHVDGVDRNFDDLLDGLEGTARAERAELVEWLLEQGVTAEEIRATNPPLLLATRHLIGDDGTYVSTREIGETYGIDLTLLQRVQRAIGLARVDDPDAAIHMRADGEAAAYTQRFVELGLDPDQLVLVVRVLAEGLSRAAEVMRYTALSAIMRPGATELEIAKASKALVSQIAPMLGPMIQNMLFMQLRHMMETEAVNAAERAAGKPLPGARQITVAFADLVGFTRIGEVVSAEELGHLANRLADLARDMTVPPVRFIKTIGDAVMLVCPDPVSMLDVVLKLVDAVDTDNDFPRLRAGVASGMAVSRAGDWFGSPVNVASRVTDVARPGTVLAADSAWEAVGDAGGFQGSFAGARRLKGIRNEVKLFRIRRGNGPSAGD; from the coding sequence TTGTACGTTGACCACGTGGACGGGGTCGACCGGAACTTCGACGATCTGCTCGACGGACTCGAGGGCACCGCGCGCGCCGAACGGGCCGAACTCGTGGAGTGGTTGCTCGAGCAGGGCGTCACCGCGGAGGAAATCCGGGCGACCAATCCGCCGCTGCTGCTGGCCACCCGCCACCTCATTGGCGACGACGGCACCTACGTGTCCACCCGGGAGATCGGTGAGACGTACGGCATCGACCTGACGCTGCTCCAGCGGGTGCAGCGCGCCATCGGTCTGGCCAGGGTGGACGACCCCGACGCTGCCATCCACATGCGCGCCGACGGTGAAGCCGCCGCCTATACCCAGCGGTTCGTCGAGCTGGGCCTCGATCCCGACCAATTGGTGCTCGTCGTCCGGGTGCTCGCCGAAGGCCTGTCCCGCGCCGCCGAGGTCATGCGCTACACCGCGCTGTCGGCGATCATGCGCCCCGGAGCCACCGAGCTGGAGATCGCCAAGGCGTCAAAGGCGTTGGTGAGCCAAATCGCGCCGATGCTCGGCCCGATGATCCAGAACATGCTGTTCATGCAGCTACGGCACATGATGGAGACCGAGGCCGTCAATGCCGCCGAGCGGGCCGCCGGCAAGCCGCTTCCGGGCGCGCGCCAAATCACCGTCGCCTTCGCCGACCTCGTCGGTTTCACCCGGATAGGCGAAGTGGTGTCGGCCGAAGAGCTGGGGCACCTGGCCAACCGGCTGGCCGACCTCGCCCGGGACATGACCGTGCCGCCGGTGCGGTTCATCAAGACGATCGGCGACGCGGTGATGCTCGTCTGTCCCGATCCGGTGTCCATGCTGGACGTGGTGCTGAAGCTCGTGGACGCCGTCGACACCGACAACGACTTCCCGCGGTTGCGAGCGGGAGTGGCCTCCGGCATGGCGGTGAGCCGGGCCGGCGACTGGTTCGGCAGCCCGGTCAACGTGGCAAGCCGGGTCACCGACGTGGCGCGCCCGGGCACCGTGCTCGCCGCCGATTCGGCCTGGGAGGCCGTCGGCGATGCCGGCGGCTTCCAGGGATCCTTCGCCGGTGCGCGCCGCCTCAAGGGAATTCGGAACGAGGTCAAACTCTTTCGGATCCGCCGCGGAAACGGCCCTTCGGCCGGCGACTGA
- a CDS encoding TetR/AcrR family transcriptional regulator, whose translation MPGSDWLAPRRGEVAADRILDAAEELYTRRDQASIGMNEIARAAGCSRATLYRYFESREALRTAYVHRETHRLGRAIAERIDGLEDPRERLVASMTATLRMVRESPALSAWFAITRPPIGGELAGHSEVITALAAAFVNSLGPEDPAHVERRARWVVRVLTSLLMYPGENDADERAMIEEFVVPIVTPACAAHPATGHVPAS comes from the coding sequence ATGCCGGGTAGCGATTGGCTGGCCCCGCGCCGGGGCGAAGTGGCCGCGGACCGGATACTCGACGCCGCCGAGGAGCTCTACACGCGGCGGGACCAGGCCTCGATCGGCATGAACGAGATCGCCAGGGCCGCAGGGTGTTCCCGCGCGACGCTGTACCGGTACTTCGAGAGCCGGGAGGCGCTGCGAACCGCTTACGTGCATCGCGAGACGCACCGCCTCGGCCGCGCGATCGCCGAGCGGATCGACGGCCTCGAGGATCCGCGCGAACGGCTGGTCGCGAGCATGACCGCCACGTTGCGGATGGTTCGCGAAAGCCCCGCGCTGTCGGCGTGGTTTGCCATCACGCGCCCGCCGATCGGCGGCGAGCTCGCCGGGCACTCCGAGGTGATCACCGCCCTGGCCGCCGCGTTCGTCAATTCGCTTGGGCCGGAAGACCCGGCCCACGTCGAGCGCCGGGCCCGGTGGGTGGTGCGGGTGCTCACGTCGCTGCTGATGTATCCCGGCGAAAACGACGCCGACGAGCGGGCGATGATCGAGGAGTTCGTCGTTCCGATCGTCACACCGGCGTGCGCCGCTCACCCCGCGACCGGGCACGTGCCCGCCTCATAG